The nucleotide sequence gttttagaacaattaaaaaaaaagtgacaaaCATGAAACTAATTAATGTTTGTTAAGTTTGGAACTAAAATCAGTATATGAGTTTCTAGATCTTAGGCATAGAGTTGACGCAGTAAAACAATCTTAGTCTAGCTTTGTGACATTAATTTTAGAATGTATTGCATTAAAATTGTTCCATGCAAAATACTAGTATGTTCTCAAATCCCAATGTATCTGAGTTTAGTTTTTGTTGCAATATAAATTTTGTGCTTAATGATACATAACAGTAACCAACAAAACTTGTTCAGTCTTAGCTATATTCTATAGCCAGATCATCCTAAGTGTAATTCACTGTTCTTTGTAGATTTGATCGATTATATATTTACCGTAGCACGATGACTATGTACTTGATCACATTATTTCACGGACGTCTCTCGCCATGACGCCATGAATTGGTTTCGGTAAAAATTGCATTGATCTTCAAACACTTGAAGATCACATATCTTTTTGCTTGTTCTAGCGTGACCGCTTCTTTAAAGTTCACTACGATCCAACATATTTCGTTGATTTGACGAACACGATTACTAGATCGACCGACAGATcgaacacacatatatatatagttttatcaCTTTAACACATCTACCAGTGTGAGTGTTAAAAACTACATTGCGGCCATTTGACGACGCTAAGAAAATGAAAGATTGATGAGTTgcattaatatttttcattattttttttaacactgaTTTTTGAGTTACATAATTAATGATAAATGTGGCTGTGATAAAAACAACACGCTGACATGTCGATTACaataagataaaaattaaatgttggtTGTTTCATGTCCTTTTCTGCCTTATGCTTGGGGGGTCTCGAATTCGATTTTTCATTATTCCAATTAAATgtcaaaataatactaaaatccaagaaaaaaaaaagaccaaattaataaatcataattgaaaatataataaatatgaatcGTAGTGATAATAGGATACTATTTATTCGGATATGACCCCATGCAAGTGTGGACCCAACATACTATATCCCAAAGTTTCAGAAACAAGATATTAAATCATTCTATTGTCATTGAGATAATTAAATTGccaccaaaatataaaatataaaataaaaataaagattttgtataaaatcctaaaaataaatttggatatttAGAGTTTTTATGGATTTACAAGAGGTCTCAGTCTAGGCCCATTTAAAGCCCAATAATAATAAGGTAaaggaaaaaatacaaaaaggagCGAAGACTTGCTTGCACACACCATCACACGAATCGCGATTTTGAGATTTCGGAAGCTTCGATTTGATTtgggattttagggttttcttcctcTGAAGACGACGATTCCAACTGCGATTTGACAATGACGCTACCTCCAGGACTCTACTCCGGCACCAGCTCCCTTGCTCTGGTTAATTATCTCTCCCATCCAATTCTCGATCTGTATCTCCGATAcgtttttataaaaagagtttGTGTGATTCAACGAGTTTTTTTATTCGCTTTGATTGATCAGGTGGCTCGTGCTTCGGCTTTTGGTTTGGGTCTCGTCTACGGGAACATGAAGCTTAAGGTCTTGAAGGTGAAAATTTTTCTatctttactttgttttgtcATCTATTTATGATTAGATTGCTCTTTAACTGCTGTGAATCTGCATTACTGTGTCTCTAGTTTGATCTCGAAAAGTTTAttgattctgattctttttgttCATCATCTGTTGATTGTGACATTTGAATTTGGTAGACTTGATATTTCGAGTTTGGTGGCTACACATAACTCGAGCGAGTGAGcaaagttttgtttgttatacGTTATTGTGTTTCCCCATCATTTTGA is from Camelina sativa cultivar DH55 chromosome 20, Cs, whole genome shotgun sequence and encodes:
- the LOC104769776 gene encoding uncharacterized protein LOC104769776, which gives rise to MTLPPGLYSGTSSLALVARASAFGLGLVYGNMKLKVLKIKSMSQKKVEATAHH